In the genome of Chloroflexota bacterium, one region contains:
- a CDS encoding MaoC family dehydratase: MNSPLMPSRIPKASTVGEKATFTRTLTDGDVSLFIGATWDVNPYHTDATFAAQTPFKARIVPGLLTASLLTHLGGLWAFLAHEMTFEFLAPVYIGETVTATAKVVEADEARGWVKLACTCTNQAGVDVLRAVVSGFPGKFEA; this comes from the coding sequence ATGAACTCACCCCTCATGCCCTCGCGCATCCCTAAAGCATCCACGGTTGGTGAGAAAGCCACCTTCACCCGCACCCTCACAGACGGCGATGTTTCGCTTTTTATCGGTGCCACTTGGGATGTAAATCCGTATCACACTGACGCCACTTTTGCTGCCCAAACGCCCTTTAAAGCGCGCATTGTGCCCGGACTGCTGACGGCCAGTTTGTTAACCCATCTCGGTGGTTTGTGGGCGTTTTTGGCGCATGAAATGACCTTCGAATTCTTGGCTCCAGTATATATCGGCGAAACAGTCACCGCCACCGCCAAAGTGGTTGAAGCCGATGAAGCCCGCGGCTGGGTAAAACTGGCTTGCACCTGCACGAATCAGGCTGGGGTAGATGTTTTGCGAGCGGTAGTGAGTGGTTTCCCGGGGAAATTTGAAGCCTGA